Sequence from the Gallus gallus isolate bGalGal1 chromosome 12, bGalGal1.mat.broiler.GRCg7b, whole genome shotgun sequence genome:
GgggggctgccctgcagggGGCCCACTGGGATCTGACTGTAATGAACTTTAAAAGGCAAAACTTGGTTACAGACACAGACTTTGGATTCTCTAGACGGGAAGGGAGGACGTCTGTTCCTTTCCTGCGCAGGGAAATACGCTCTCTGCAAAGTTAATATAAACCTAACATCAAAAGCATAACACCGTGCCCTGAATCTCCCTTGCACGGGAAGCAGTGGCCCCCACTCCATACGAACAAACGGTTGTGactttttggggtgaaaaaacaaaagcaagcaccaGGGCTGGAGCCAGCTTTGTCCAGGCAGGCCGGGCGCTccccccagcagtgcccaccAGGAATGGTGCAGCAGTACAAacctccccagccctccccatgTCTCTGTGCACCCACTGACGgccactgcagctctgcccggGGCCACGAATGCGCCTTCCTCTGTGCGACTGCGGAGCCATGGCTGGAGTGGTAAGCAGCACTATGGCTGTCTCACACCTAACCATTCCTTATGCTGCGTTTGTGTTTGGAACCCACATCTTAGTAAGCTGGAAGAAAAGTTTATGTGGAATAGTGTTATGTTTGGGAAAATGACAGTGGGAGGGAAAACCATTCGCTCCAGGAAAAGTACTGCTTTTCCTCCTGGAGAAAGCTGAGGGTCCCACTGGGGTAGGCAGCacaccccaatgccccccagcgtgtcccagcacagcccaggcaaAGCCTTTCTCTTTGATTCAGTGGTAGATTTTCTAAACCAAAGCTGAAGCAAAATCACAACCATTTCTTCCTATGGAGTGGGGGCCAATTTTTCCTCATGAGAAAGCTCAGCCTAAATCAACCTGTGCTGCCTTTTCCGAGCAGGAACCTCACACACCTGGTTGAGGTCCTGAGGACTTCTGAATACCAAGAAAGCGCCAAAGTAAAGTCAGTGTATTGCAGCTTACCCTCCTTCCTCTGTAACCGAGGTGTGCAAAACTCCTTTCCTAAGAGGTGGTGATGAGAGGGCAATGACCACAGTGAGTGTAGTGAACGTGCACACCTGGCCCTCCAGAAGCCACAGCTCTCGCAGCAGACTTGACTTCTCCCCCAGGAACCTGTGCACACCCCTCGGTGGGCTGCCAGGCAGAAGATGGCTCCTTGAGCTCCCTGCGAGGATGCAGTAACGATGGGGACAGGGCTGCCTGGGTGCAGTAAGCGATAAGCAATGAAAGTAATGCACAAACACAAGAGAGGAGTAACAGAGGACTGACACTGTGCAGGCCCAGCCCAACAAACTGAACCAAGCTGCTTCCACCAAGAGAGAAGtggtgaaagcagcagcagctcattaGTACCaggatttctgctgttttggcACAAAAGTGTGATGGAAGTTTTCTGGTTCATGTCACAGCCTCacagtgcagcagctctccttcTCAGTAGCACTCCCTACTCCTCCAGCGCTCTTGGAAATGGAGGACAGATGCTCCAACTGGGGAACAAGGCACCTGAGGAGTAAGACAGCATCATTATGCCTCCACAATAGGGGTGGTGGTTGTGAAGCAAGTGTGGGCTTCACTCATTTTAGTTGGTATAGAGAAGTGCACATGCTTGCTGCAGGACCGTCCAGTAACCGCAGACAAccctgcactgcacagactgCACACAGGGATGCTGCCTTGTCCAGGCAGAAGAGAACCAGCActgcttccccctccccatctcaCTCAGCTTTGTACAGCAGCGATGGAAGGGAGCAGGATGATGTTGCTCCTGTTTGGCCTGAGGTGTGTGACAGGAGGCTGCTGGGCTCTGGAAGCAGATGTCCCCTGCAGCCCTTGGCTCACAAGGAGAGAGCAGGGAATTGTGCTGGACTGCAAGGCTTCTCAGCGAACATCACTGcccctgcagggacaggatgCTGGAGGGAAACCCAGACATTTCTAAGTTTACATCGTTTTGTGCCCAATGACCAACAGGTGTGACTTTGTTcaaagagcaggaggtgggcTGTGACAGTGAGCTGGGTGGAAACACACATTAACCAAGCCCTGCATGCCAGGGGTCTTTGGGTCTGCGTTCTGCACGCACAGGGCTTAACTTTCCATCTGTGAATACAGAGGGTTATGAACACTGAAACAGGCTCACTTAAAAGAATGAGCACAGAACGAGTGTACAAATCTGTAATAAGTCAACTTTATTGTAAACCGTTATACAATGCAATTACATCAGATACCCTTGGAAGTTTAAGGTAACACTACTGATTAACAATGTGGTCCAGACAGAGGGCAGCAGAAtacagctgtttgttttgctcaCGCAGGCTCTGCTCTGACTTTACTTACAAACAAACCCAACATTCAGTTCAGGACAAATACCCACGCAAAGACAGAAACACCTACAAAAGAGTCCCTTTTTTAAAGATACTGCAGTTTTACTTTGTAAAACTATAGTAGTCATTTTCAGTAATTGAACTGGAAactttaaatacataaaaagttTGCACCCCTATGCTGTAAGACCTACTCTGACTCGATGTGGCTGAATTTGTTCTCTTCCATTACCGGTTTCTCCTGCAAAAGCACAGCGAAGTGGCAAACATGGGTTGGTGAAGCACAGTGGCAGAGATGCCGTGTGATGCTCggctccctgcagagcccctCCTCGCTCCCCTGGATCCGCAGCCGGCACCTGCGGGCGGGGATCACTTTGCATTGCTCCGATTTGCAACTCAATTTCTGAGTTTTCCCTGAAGAAAAGCTATAGTACATCTTAGTGAGCAACATTAATACACAGCGTTCACCTACTGAAAGTAAGACAAGGGGACCGGAATGTATTAAAGCCATGTATTAGACAACACCAAAGTTATAAATTCATGTGGATGTGCCGCAGGTCAGACTCCGGGAACAGTTAATACATCTTGGCTGACCTAAACATAGTAAATCTTACCTCCACCAACACTATTTTCTCGGTAAGTTACAACCCCTTTCTCTTAC
This genomic interval carries:
- the LOC693265 gene encoding CMD-4 (The RefSeq protein has 2 substitutions compared to this genomic sequence), giving the protein MAVIHSGPLVLLSVGERCVLMLLTKMYYSFSSGKTQKLSCKSEQCKVIPARRCRLRIQGSEEGLCREPSITRHLCHCASPTHVCHFAVLMQEKPVMEENKFSHIESE